In a single window of the Campylobacter fetus subsp. testudinum 03-427 genome:
- the ssb gene encoding single-stranded DNA binding protein (Pfam match to PF00436.21 SSB) gives MFNKVVLVGNLTRDIELRYAQSGSAIGSTGIAVTRKFSGANGEKREETCFIDITFFGRQAEIANQYLNKGSKVLVEGRLKFDQWQDQNGNNRSKHSITVESMEMLGSQTQGGFRDSHQDQTNSQYSNTSYSSNYQNHTGYQNDSNMNSGYRQQESFAQKAPKRAMNEQPYEEKIPEIDIDSDLPAQSQNRQNKPKQNIDVNIDDEEIPF, from the coding sequence ATGTTTAATAAAGTCGTTTTAGTCGGTAATTTAACAAGAGATATTGAACTAAGATATGCTCAAAGCGGATCTGCTATCGGTAGCACAGGTATAGCAGTAACTCGCAAATTTAGCGGTGCAAACGGTGAAAAACGTGAAGAGACATGCTTTATTGACATTACATTTTTTGGCAGACAAGCTGAGATAGCAAATCAATACTTAAACAAAGGAAGTAAAGTACTTGTTGAAGGAAGATTAAAATTTGATCAGTGGCAAGACCAAAATGGAAACAACCGTTCAAAACATAGCATAACCGTAGAAAGTATGGAGATGTTAGGAAGTCAGACACAAGGCGGATTTAGAGATTCTCATCAAGACCAGACAAATAGCCAATACTCTAATACCAGCTATTCAAGCAATTACCAAAATCATACTGGATACCAAAATGATAGCAATATGAATAGCGGTTATAGACAACAAGAGTCGTTTGCTCAAAAAGCACCAAAAAGAGCTATGAACGAACAGCCTTATGAGGAAAAAATCCCAGAGATTGATATCGACAGCGATTTACCTGCACAAAGCCAAAATCGTCAAAATAAACCAAAACAAAATATCGATGTCAATATAGACGATGAAGAAATTCCATTTTAA
- the rpsR gene encoding 30S ribosomal protein S18 (Pfam match to PF01084.16 Ribosomal_S18), translating into MAEKRKYSKKYCKYTEAKVEFIDYKDTTLLKYCLSERFKIMPRRLTGTSKKYQEMVEKAIKRARHVALIPYIVDRDNVVTNPFEGM; encoded by the coding sequence ATGGCAGAGAAAAGAAAATATAGTAAAAAATACTGCAAATACACAGAAGCTAAGGTTGAATTTATAGATTATAAAGATACAACTCTTTTAAAATACTGCTTATCAGAGAGATTTAAGATTATGCCAAGACGCCTAACTGGTACAAGCAAAAAATATCAAGAAATGGTAGAAAAAGCTATAAAAAGAGCAAGACACGTTGCTTTAATACCTTATATAGTAGATCGTGATAACGTAGTTACAAATCCTTTTGAAGGTATGTAA